The following coding sequences lie in one Lolium perenne isolate Kyuss_39 chromosome 2, Kyuss_2.0, whole genome shotgun sequence genomic window:
- the LOC127330698 gene encoding xyloglucan endotransglucosylase/hydrolase protein 24: MAVSSKREACVLAVLVGLCIAARTVVAGGRIDDGLVLDWGHGNVSPDGQVISLYLDRDSGGSGFRSKETYMYARTDLQIKLVPNNSAGTVTTCYFMSEGSWANHDEIDLEFLGNLSGQPYTLHTNIYINGSGQKEQQFHLWFDPTTDFHTYSIVWTSLHILVLVDGTPIREFRNNANKGVAYPSSQRMRLYGSLWDAEDWATQGGRVKADWSAAPFVAQYRNFTATASSPGGYSYYDQEMDATAQQNMKWARDNYMVYNYCADTKRFSNGSPPECYMP; the protein is encoded by the exons ATGGCGGTGAGCTCCAAGAGGGAGGCCTGCGTGCTGGCGGTTCTCGTGGGGCTCTGCATTGCCGCGCGGACGGTGGTCGCCGGGGGCAGGATCGACGACGGGCTGGTGCTGGACTGGGGCCACGGGAACGTGTCGCCGGACGGGCAGGTCATCTCGCTGTACCTCGACCGGGACTCCGGCGGCTCGGGCTTCCGGTCCAAAGAAACGTACATGTACGCCCGCACCGACCTGCAGATCAAGCTCGTCCCCAACAACTCCGCCGGCACCGTCACCACCTGCTAC TTCATGTCGGAGGGGTCATGGGCGAACCACGACGAGATCGACCTGGAGTTCCTAGGCAACCTCAGCGGCCAGCCCTACACGCTCCACACCAACATCTACATCAACGGCAGCGGCCAGAAGGAGCAGCAGTTCCACCTCTGGTTCGACCCTACCACCGACTTCCACACCTACTCCATCGTCTGGACTTCCCTGCACATCCT TGTGCTGGTGGACGGCACGCCGATCCGGGAGTTCAGGAACAACGCGAATAAGGGCGTGGCGTACCCGTCGTCGCAGCGGATGCGGCTGTACGGGAGCCTGTGGGACGCCGAGGACTGGGCCACGCAGGGCGGCCGCGTCAAGGCGGACTGGTCGGCGGCGCCCTTCGTCGCGCAGTACCGCAACTTCACCGCCACCGCGTCGTCGCCGGGAGGGTACTCCTACTACGACCAGGAGATGGACGCGACGGCGCAGCAGAACATGAAGTGGGCGAGGGACAACTACATGGTCTACAACTACTGCGCCGACACCAAGAGGTTCTCCAACGGCTCGCCGCCCGAGTGCTACATGCCGTAG